The following are encoded in a window of Polynucleobacter sp. AP-Kolm-20A-A1 genomic DNA:
- the apbC gene encoding iron-sulfur cluster carrier protein ApbC, with protein sequence MSVTPELVQATLKNLVDPSTGIDFVTAKNIKNLRVEEGNISLDIVLGYPAKSQFDFIRKSVINVLRELPGVKNVSVNISSQIVAHAVQRGVKLLPGVKNIIAVASGKGGVGKSTTAVNLALALAAEGAQVGILDADIYGPSQPMMLGITGRPDSIEENTIEPMEGHGLQASSIGFLIDDDAPMVWRGPMVTSALEQLLRQTRWRDLDYLIVDMPPGTGDIQLTLAQKVPVTGSVIVTTPQDIALLDARKGLKMFEKVGVPIIGIIENMSTYVCTKCGHEEHVFGSGGGEKMCKEYGVDFLGSLPLNLSIREQADAGRPTVVADPDGAISAIYKGIARQVAIRVATLSKDMSSKFPNIVVQNT encoded by the coding sequence GTGTCGGTTACACCAGAGTTGGTACAGGCAACGCTTAAAAATTTAGTCGATCCCAGTACCGGGATTGATTTCGTCACGGCAAAAAATATTAAAAATCTCCGCGTTGAAGAAGGCAATATTTCTTTGGATATCGTGTTGGGTTATCCAGCTAAGAGCCAATTTGATTTCATTCGTAAATCAGTGATTAATGTTTTGCGTGAATTACCTGGCGTAAAAAATGTTAGCGTTAATATTTCCAGTCAAATTGTTGCGCATGCGGTGCAGCGTGGCGTGAAGTTATTGCCAGGCGTAAAAAATATCATTGCAGTTGCTAGTGGCAAGGGTGGCGTAGGTAAGTCAACTACCGCCGTGAACTTAGCATTGGCACTTGCTGCTGAAGGTGCGCAAGTTGGAATCTTGGATGCGGATATTTACGGTCCAAGCCAACCGATGATGCTGGGTATTACTGGTAGACCCGACTCTATTGAAGAAAACACAATTGAGCCGATGGAAGGCCATGGCTTACAAGCAAGCTCAATTGGTTTTTTGATCGATGATGATGCTCCGATGGTGTGGCGTGGCCCCATGGTAACTTCTGCCCTTGAACAACTGCTTCGTCAAACGCGTTGGCGCGATTTGGATTACTTAATTGTAGATATGCCGCCGGGCACTGGAGACATTCAGTTAACGTTGGCGCAAAAGGTTCCCGTAACTGGATCAGTCATTGTTACGACACCGCAAGACATCGCATTGTTAGACGCGCGCAAAGGCCTGAAGATGTTTGAGAAGGTAGGCGTACCTATCATTGGCATTATTGAAAACATGAGTACTTACGTTTGCACAAAATGCGGACATGAGGAGCATGTGTTTGGTAGTGGCGGTGGCGAGAAAATGTGTAAAGAGTATGGAGTAGATTTCTTGGGTTCTTTACCATTGAATCTTTCTATTCGCGAGCAGGCTGATGCAGGTCGTCCTACCGTAGTAGCTGATCCCGATGGTGCGATTAGTGCAATCTACAAAGGTATTGCTAGACAGGTAGCTATTCGTGTTGCTACTCTATCCAAAGATATGAGCAGCAAATTTCCAAACATCGTCGTTCAAAACACCTGA
- a CDS encoding DUF3305 domain-containing protein, with the protein MRKQNIDNPWVSFRWMPKEVLPDFGQFNSNQSNSIVGQFLGRDADGESWLFTGYELDLFPDEAEGYYLNVSATTPAWFVMWRLEEDIDRYIDEQSIALAKSESSFAVPHRICVSYNEAARLLDGGESVDTVPMSEQHAAWLQEYVNDNYRPEPKKRHKPASFKGAERPAEE; encoded by the coding sequence ATGCGCAAACAAAATATCGATAATCCATGGGTTTCATTCCGATGGATGCCTAAGGAAGTGTTGCCTGATTTTGGGCAATTTAACAGCAATCAAAGTAATTCCATCGTAGGTCAGTTTTTGGGGCGTGATGCAGATGGGGAATCTTGGTTGTTTACCGGCTACGAACTGGATCTCTTCCCAGACGAGGCCGAAGGCTACTACCTGAATGTTTCTGCAACAACGCCCGCTTGGTTTGTAATGTGGCGTCTAGAAGAAGATATTGATCGTTATATCGATGAGCAATCTATTGCCCTCGCAAAATCTGAATCATCTTTTGCTGTGCCCCATCGTATTTGTGTTAGTTACAACGAAGCAGCCCGCCTGCTCGATGGCGGGGAGTCAGTAGACACAGTTCCAATGAGCGAGCAGCATGCAGCTTGGTTGCAAGAATATGTCAATGACAACTATCGGCCAGAGCCTAAAAAACGTCACAAGCCCGCCTCGTTTAAAGGTGCAGAGCGTCCTGCGGAGGAATGA
- a CDS encoding DUF3306 domain-containing protein: MADGFLSRWSRRKAGKEEDALENKVETSSEAPTTLPLESPPEDTPPPPTLEDVDKIDRFAPDFSAFMKPDVDPAVQQAALKKMFTDPHFNIMDGLDIYIDDYSKPDPLPPGMLERMVQSDMLNLFRKPGEEESQDAQQSVGQPPGPQLEGESLEAQMQSDLTSTQHIGAARAPDPLDEVSPEAPVGQEQKKT; this comes from the coding sequence ATGGCGGATGGATTTCTAAGTCGTTGGTCTAGACGTAAGGCAGGCAAAGAGGAAGATGCGCTGGAGAATAAGGTGGAGACGTCGAGCGAAGCCCCCACAACTCTTCCTCTTGAGAGTCCACCGGAAGATACTCCGCCGCCTCCGACTTTGGAGGATGTGGATAAGATTGATCGATTCGCTCCAGATTTTTCCGCTTTTATGAAGCCCGATGTAGATCCCGCTGTTCAGCAGGCCGCTCTAAAGAAAATGTTTACCGATCCCCACTTCAACATCATGGATGGGTTGGATATCTATATTGACGATTACAGCAAGCCCGATCCACTGCCTCCTGGAATGTTGGAGAGAATGGTGCAGAGCGATATGTTGAACTTGTTCCGCAAGCCAGGCGAGGAGGAGTCTCAGGATGCGCAACAGAGCGTGGGTCAACCGCCTGGTCCGCAGCTGGAGGGTGAGTCATTAGAGGCGCAAATGCAAAGTGATTTAACATCCACACAGCACATCGGCGCAGCAAGAGCGCCCGATCCATTGGATGAAGTGTCACCAGAAGCACCGGTGGGGCAAGAACAGAAAAAAACCTAA